The Nitrospira sp. DNA window CGGGGAGCCAATCTAGAATACAAAAGGGGGCTATCGGCAGCAAACCGATAGCCCCCTTTTCTTTATCTCTAGCGGTTTTAGACTGTCGCCTGGATCATGACCGACCGATCGACTGCGCAGCCACTCCGCTCTTTAACACGATTTCGCAGATGTGATCCAACCGCTCAATATGTTCATAGGCCGCCCAGGGATCGGTGGCCACGGCACACACACCGTGATTCTCCTGCCCCACGATATCAAAATCCAAGGTCCCGTCTTTCTTGATTCCCAGACACTCCGCCGTCACGTCGGCCAAATCTCGGGACAACGCCGGCAGTGCGGGTACGCTAGGCCCGACCCGCGTGTAGCGAGAAATTTCTGGAAATTCCGCGCTCATCGCCTGCAAATCAATTCCGGCATACATGGCCGCCACAATATGGGTTGCATGGACGTGGACAACTGTCCGCGTTTTCTTCGTGTCTCGCTGAAGATTCCAATGCATCCAGAGTTCGCCGGAAGGCTGCTGCCCGGCGCGCACATTGGGAATGAGCACACCACTGGCGGGATCGACGATGACCTCCAGCCGCACGACATGCTCCGGATGGACAATGGTCTTTCGCCATCCGGACGGGGTGATATAGAGATATTTCCCCTCCCGCTTACGCATGCTGATGTTCCCATCTCGGGTCGTAATCCACCCACGCTCATACACTCGCCGCATCACATCGCCGATCGCCGTCAGCATACCTGCCTCCTATACAATCCAAGCCCCCAGCATCTGTTATCGGTTGATCCTCAAGAACCCTTAAGGTCGCGGGCAATGTGAACGGTCACAAGTCTAGGATGCAGTGGGAAGAACCGACGTCATTTGGGTATGATGGCGTCGGGATGCGCGCCCTGAAAGAATTCCACCCATCATGGCTGCTTTGCAATCCACACCTGATGACGCTGGTGCCACGGTATTGGCCTCGGCCCCGTTGGAAGGTGCAGCCTGTCCCGCGTTTGTTCACAACCGCACCGGCCACCCAGCTCCTGGGAATGTGTCACTGGCAAGCAGTGCCCGCCGGTGCTCCCACCGTATTGCTGGTGCATGGCCTGGAGGGTTCGGCGGACTCTCACTACATGCGAGGCATGGCGGTCAAAGCGTTCCAGGCGGGATGTAACGTCATTCGCATGAACCAACGCACCTGTGGCGGCACCGAACACCTGACGCCGACGCTGTACAACAGCGGGCTCAGCGACGACTACCGCGCCATCGTTCGAGAATTGGCAGGCACGGATGGCCTGCCGCGCATTTGGCTGGTCGGATATTCTATGGGCGGCAATTTACTCCTGAAAGCCGCGGGCGAAATCGGTCGGTCGGAACCGGCACTGGCCGGAGTCGTGGCCGTCAGCCCGAATATCGATCCAACACCATGCGTCGCCGCGCTCGAAACACCACGAAATTGGCTCTATCACGCCCACTTTCTGTCCGGCCTCAAAGCACGGATACGGCGCAAGGCCGCGCTGTTTCCGGAACAATGGGATCTCTCCGCACTACGCGCCATCAAGACCATCTCGCAATTTGATGACGTGTACACCGCTCGCGATGCAGGGTGTCGGAATGCCGCCGACTACTACGATCGCGCAGGCGCACGTCACGTCCTGCACAACCTCTCCGTGCCCACGCTCATCATTGCCGCCCAGGATGATCCGTTCATACCGGCCGCTCTGTTCGAGACGCCCGAGATCCGCAGCCACAAGTCGATCACCACAGCCCTGCTCCGCTTTGGCGGACATTGTGGATTTTTTCAGCGATACACCCAGCGGGAAGATAGATTTTGGGCGGAAAATCGAATTATCGAGTGGCTGGCGCTGCAAGGCTAACAGGCTCGGCAAGATCAGTAGTGGCTACCCGCACGCGCTGTTGGGCTTGGTAACGAAAGACTTTCATTCGATCGTTCGGAAGCAGAGCTGCGTAGCAGGCAAGGCAGGTTCAAGTTCTGGCTTTGACGGTCGATCCCGGTTTGCCGAATTGTTCATGAAGCCCCAGGTGAGGCCTGGACAAAAAGGAACCGGCTAACTTTCGGCCATCATCATAGGCAGGTTGCGCAGCCTGCCATTCCGCCATGGGCGGGTTCACGGGAAGATTGACCATGAATTTCGTCCCATGCCCCACTTCACTAAGTACCTCGATATATCCCCCGTGTTCTTGGACAATCTGGTGGGCAATGGTCAGGCCGAGGCCGGTTCCCTCACGTTCGCCACTTTCGTGTTTCGTTGTGTAGAACGGATCGAAGATGTGATCCAGGTCCTGCGGTTCGATTCCCGGCCCACTGTCTTCCACTTCGATCTGAACCCAAGGCTCATTCCCCGGCTTGACCAAGCGTCTCGTCCGCACCGACAGCCGGCCGCCCTGCTCTCCGCCGATCGCTTCCATGGCGTTGATGAACAGGTTCAGCAACACCTGTTTGATTTGCTGCCGGTCCAGCTTGACGTAGGGCAGATCGGCTTCGAGTTCCTTCTGAATCGTAATGGCCTTGCTGCTCGCCTTCACCTCAATAAAATACAGACAGGACGACACCACATCGTTCAGGTTTTCCTGCGTCAACTTCGGCGTCATATAGCGGGCATAGTCCAGAATTTCATGCACCAGCCGTTCGATCCGCTCCACATCCTCACACACCACCTGACTGAACTGCTCCATGAACTCCACGTCATCACGCCGATCCGGAGCCAATTGCACAAACGTCTTGATGGAGGTCAGCGGGTTTCGAATCTCATGGGCGAACCCGCCGGCCATGGTCTCGAGAGAGCGCAGCCGGTCGGTGCGGCGCATCAGCAACTGAGAACGACGCAGGTCTTCATACAACAGCGCGTTGTCGATCGCGATGGCGGCATGTTGCGCCAGCGTTTTGAGCAACGCCAGTTCCTCCGTGGAATACATTCCATGGTTCACGCGACGGCCCAGGTTGCAGAATCCGACAAGCCGCTCCTTGCTGACCAAAGGGATACAGACCTCAGAATCCAGGCCTTTGAGCATATCCAGCAACCCGAGATGATCCGCATCGGCCTTATCATATTCGATTTCTTCGCGGACCAGCGCCGTCTCGGTGCGAAGCAATACTCGGGGAAACTCACTCTCCATCTTGATGGGCGGCACGTTCACTTCGCGAGTCACAAAACCATACGACGCGGTGAGGCTGTAGGCTCCCTGCTCTTTATCAAGTACATACACCGACGCGGTCTTGATGTTCATGACGCGGGCCAGCGTTTGCACCAACTCCTTGGTGAGGGATTTCAATTCCAGGATCGCCACGAGCGACCTGGAAAATTGCACCAAGGTATCGTACGCATCATATCGTTCGCGAAAGAGCGTTTGTCCGATCGCGCGCTCCACACCTTTTTGGAGGTTGGCCAAGCCGCTGGAGACGATGACAAACAATCCGAACAGCACTCCGGCCAGCAAATAGTGAAACGTACCGGTAAAAATTCTGATGACCAGCAGAATCATCATGTAGGCCGGGATCAGCCCCATCAACTTGATCGACAAAATGACCGTGGGCCGGCTCGGGACAAATGAAATGTCCATCAACTCGTACCGGGCGATCGCATAGGCGACGACCGTCACCGACAGCCCCGCCAACAGATACCCGACGGGATACAAACTGAAGCCGTAATTCTGAATAAAATCGAACGAGGCCAGGAACCCCAATACCATGGCCACAAACGTATACTTGAGCTGGGCGCCGAGCAGCGGGGTCGATGCGAGGTGGAACCGGTAGCCTTGATACAACCGATAGGCGGTGAACCCGCCGCCCGTTACGACGTAGGCCACCAGCCAGGGGTGAAGCACGCCGGCCTTCGGATAGCGCCCCCAGTGATAGAGATACTGGCCGTCGACCAGATAGGGCGTGAACAGCAGCCCCCAGAAGAGTCCGCCGACCAGGTAATTCCAGACAATCAGCCGGTCCTGCACCGCTCCCCAGGCCAGCCGTTGCGCGAAGTGATAGGTCAACGCGGGGAGAAACACCACACCCGTATAAATCACCCGCACCCAGATCAGTGCTTCATCCTCGCGCGACTCCGAGAACAGCATGAAACAGCCGAACAGCCACAGGCAGGCCGCGCCGCAGACGGCACTGAAAATGGTATTCGAGGACGAGCGGGGATTGTTGCTCAACACCCAAAACGCGCAAATCAGAAATAAGGTCCCCGCCAACAACGGAGGAGTAGACTGCCCGGTCGCCCGGTTGCTGAGTACCGCACCGATGGAGGTCGCCACCACGATAATCGCCAGAACGATGGCATAGCCGAGACCTTTGTTCAGCACGACACTGATGTTCATCAGGCGATACCGAACAATGGTGTAGGCCATCAACGCGGTGTAGACCGTGATCAACACCGTGCCGTAGGGTAAGAGAGGGACTCCGTACCAGAGCGGGAAGTTCGTCGCCCCACCCGTGTAACCGATGACGCTGGCCACCAGCATGTAGGCATACTGATGACGCCGGATGCCGTTCGCGTCTCGTAAGGCCACGCCGACAAGCGAGGTGGCATACACGACGTATCCAAGGAAATACGCGAGAAACGGGTGGAAAAATGGACCGGGCACCGGCCAGAACGAAAACGACATCGCCGGGCGAACCCCCGCGACAAGCCACGGCGTCGTATCTGCCAGCAAAAAGCATCCGGCCAGGGCATAGCCGAACTTCAGCGCTCTCTCATGCCGCGCCGCAATATCAAGAAACGTAACAGTGTGATGAAAATACAGGATGGGAATGAGCGAAGCGCCTGCCATGACGAGGCGCAGCAGACTGATCGCGAGGTCTTTTGATTCGGTGAGTTGCCAACCGCAGTAGAAAATACTCCAGAAGGCGATGCTCAGACAGTACAGCCCGTAGATCCGGTTGCGGGCGGCGGCAGGATCACGGAAATAGACGAAGAATCCGAGTCCTGTCGCAGCCAGCGCGTTCACCAGCGCGCTGAATGCGAGCACTTTCATATCAGGTACTCTGGCATGGCCCCCGTCGCGTCATCATGCCGCGATCGTGACATTGAGCAGGCGCTTGTCGGCCACGGCAATGAGGGCTTGATTGCCGAATGTGGAATACACCCGCGGTCGGGACACACCCGCCGCGCGCAAGAGCCCCTCGAATTCCGCCTGGTAGTGGAAATGAAACGTGCCTTCGCCTTCGCGTTCCTTGATTCTACCAGAATTGTCGAGGAGACGACGGCCTTCTTCGATTTGATCCGGTGTTTGAGCGGTGTCCACAAAGTTGCGGTAGATGGCAGAGAGGTCCGCATAGGGTTTGAGATTGGAAATGACCAACCTACCCTGCGGGGCCAGCACGCGCAAATACTCGCGCAGCGTGGACAACGGATCACGCACATACCCGAGCACGAGGTTGCAGACAACCCGGTCAAAGGAATGGTCGGGAAACGGCAGCGGATGCTCCAAGTCTGCCTGGCAGACCTGCATCGACATGGGTACGTATGCCCGCAGCCCCTCGTAGAATTGTCCCTGCAAGGTTGCCCCGACTTGCTCGAAGTTGACCTTCGCCTGCGCCAGCG harbors:
- a CDS encoding alpha/beta fold hydrolase, with amino-acid sequence MQWEEPTSFGYDGVGMRALKEFHPSWLLCNPHLMTLVPRYWPRPRWKVQPVPRLFTTAPATQLLGMCHWQAVPAGAPTVLLVHGLEGSADSHYMRGMAVKAFQAGCNVIRMNQRTCGGTEHLTPTLYNSGLSDDYRAIVRELAGTDGLPRIWLVGYSMGGNLLLKAAGEIGRSEPALAGVVAVSPNIDPTPCVAALETPRNWLYHAHFLSGLKARIRRKAALFPEQWDLSALRAIKTISQFDDVYTARDAGCRNAADYYDRAGARHVLHNLSVPTLIIAAQDDPFIPAALFETPEIRSHKSITTALLRFGGHCGFFQRYTQREDRFWAENRIIEWLALQG
- a CDS encoding GAF domain-containing protein, which codes for MKVLAFSALVNALAATGLGFFVYFRDPAAARNRIYGLYCLSIAFWSIFYCGWQLTESKDLAISLLRLVMAGASLIPILYFHHTVTFLDIAARHERALKFGYALAGCFLLADTTPWLVAGVRPAMSFSFWPVPGPFFHPFLAYFLGYVVYATSLVGVALRDANGIRRHQYAYMLVASVIGYTGGATNFPLWYGVPLLPYGTVLITVYTALMAYTIVRYRLMNISVVLNKGLGYAIVLAIIVVATSIGAVLSNRATGQSTPPLLAGTLFLICAFWVLSNNPRSSSNTIFSAVCGAACLWLFGCFMLFSESREDEALIWVRVIYTGVVFLPALTYHFAQRLAWGAVQDRLIVWNYLVGGLFWGLLFTPYLVDGQYLYHWGRYPKAGVLHPWLVAYVVTGGGFTAYRLYQGYRFHLASTPLLGAQLKYTFVAMVLGFLASFDFIQNYGFSLYPVGYLLAGLSVTVVAYAIARYELMDISFVPSRPTVILSIKLMGLIPAYMMILLVIRIFTGTFHYLLAGVLFGLFVIVSSGLANLQKGVERAIGQTLFRERYDAYDTLVQFSRSLVAILELKSLTKELVQTLARVMNIKTASVYVLDKEQGAYSLTASYGFVTREVNVPPIKMESEFPRVLLRTETALVREEIEYDKADADHLGLLDMLKGLDSEVCIPLVSKERLVGFCNLGRRVNHGMYSTEELALLKTLAQHAAIAIDNALLYEDLRRSQLLMRRTDRLRSLETMAGGFAHEIRNPLTSIKTFVQLAPDRRDDVEFMEQFSQVVCEDVERIERLVHEILDYARYMTPKLTQENLNDVVSSCLYFIEVKASSKAITIQKELEADLPYVKLDRQQIKQVLLNLFINAMEAIGGEQGGRLSVRTRRLVKPGNEPWVQIEVEDSGPGIEPQDLDHIFDPFYTTKHESGEREGTGLGLTIAHQIVQEHGGYIEVLSEVGHGTKFMVNLPVNPPMAEWQAAQPAYDDGRKLAGSFLSRPHLGLHEQFGKPGSTVKART
- a CDS encoding class II aldolase/adducin family protein, translating into MLTAIGDVMRRVYERGWITTRDGNISMRKREGKYLYITPSGWRKTIVHPEHVVRLEVIVDPASGVLIPNVRAGQQPSGELWMHWNLQRDTKKTRTVVHVHATHIVAAMYAGIDLQAMSAEFPEISRYTRVGPSVPALPALSRDLADVTAECLGIKKDGTLDFDIVGQENHGVCAVATDPWAAYEHIERLDHICEIVLKSGVAAQSIGRS